The nucleotide sequence TACCGTGAGTTGTTCAGATTTAGGGGATCTCGTTTTTGATGTCTCCTATGGGGGCAACTATTATGCTATTATTGATCCCCAAAAAAATTTTAAGGGCATTCAGGATTACTCCGCTGGCAAATTGGTCCAGTACAGTCAGGAAATAAGGGAGAAAATAAATCTTAAATACCCCCACAAGTTTATACATCCAGAGAACCCAACCATCAATGGTGTTAGTCATATAGAATGGACAGGGAACACCATATCACCGGATGCCACCGCTAGAAATGCCGTTTTTTATGGGGATAAGGCTATAGACAGATCTCCCTGTGGTACCGGTACCTCTGCACGAATGGCACAATGGCACGCCAAGGGCAAGCTAAAAGTAGGGGATGAGTTTATCCATGAAAGTTTTATCGGATCCCAATTTGTTGGAAAAGTGGAGGAAGAAACTACTTTGGCGGGAAAGACGGCCATCATTCCCAGTATTAAAGGATGGGCACAGGTTTATGGTTATAACAATATCA is from Arenibacter algicola and encodes:
- a CDS encoding 4-hydroxyproline epimerase, with amino-acid sequence MPRKTFFCVDAHTCGNPVRVVAGGGPNLLGADMSEKRQHFLKEYDWIRKGLMFEPRGHDMMSGSIFFPPSDPANDFGILFIETSGCLPMCGHGTIGAITIGIEEGLLSPKEPGKIRMETPAGLVNIEYQQTGKKVDWVKLTNVKSYLAASDLTVSCSDLGDLVFDVSYGGNYYAIIDPQKNFKGIQDYSAGKLVQYSQEIREKINLKYPHKFIHPENPTINGVSHIEWTGNTISPDATARNAVFYGDKAIDRSPCGTGTSARMAQWHAKGKLKVGDEFIHESFIGSQFVGKVEEETTLAGKTAIIPSIKGWAQVYGYNNIIIDDDDPYAHGFQVI